One genomic window of Fusarium fujikuroi IMI 58289 draft genome, chromosome FFUJ_chr01 includes the following:
- a CDS encoding related to hnRNP protein E2 — protein sequence MSASPTQPTQSAKRPLEEASSPSRAGDQPDAKRPALDKNKHDDDVEVPEAPTDVPAEDHDDKVNGAHKSEDDDDTTLDHASDTKAAAAATVAASASNAVTSAAAHDETSWIHIRAVISSPEAATVIGKGGENVSNIRKLSNAKCTVSDYQKGAVERILTVSGIVDAVAKAFGLIIRTLNNEPLNESSTASSKTYPLRLLIPHILIGSIIGKGGARIREIQEASGARLNASDSCLPMSSERSLVVMGVADAVHIATYYVGSTLLEQLNDRFGGPAASAYATRSGAPAGSIPGGMQVVPYSPQPASGHYGRSENYGRHNDRRSHHMPSAPYPQQYPHAAAQANPAMPMHYGGAQGGGAYGAAPHAQPHMAPHAGAQPHAGAPQAQPMGGAIPGGPITQQIYIPNDMVGAIIGKGGQKINEIRQMSNSVIKINEPQDNSNERLVTITGTEECNRMALYMLYSRLGEVQNRPSKN from the exons ATGTCTGCTTCTCCAACACAACCAACCCAGTCGGCCAAGCGCCCTTTGGAAGAAGCTTCTTCGCCCTCACGCGCTGGTGATCAGCCTGATGCCAAACGACCTGCtctcgacaagaacaagcaCGACGACGATGTTGAGGTCCCCGAAGCTCCCACCGACGTCCCTGCAGAGGACCATGATGATAAGGTCAATGGAGCCCATAAgtctgaagatgatgacgataccACTTTGGATCATGCATCTGACACGAAGGCCGCCGCTGCCGCCACAGTTGCTGCCTCTGCATCCAACGCTGTAACGTCTGCTGCTGCCCATGACGAGACCTCATGGATTCATATTCGCGCTGTTATCTCGAGCCCAGAGGCAGCTACCGTCATTGGAAAGGGTGGCGAGAATGTTTCCAACATCAGGAAGCTTTCCAACGCTAAATGCACAGTCAGCGACTACCAAAAGGGGGCCGTTGAACGTATTCTTACTGTTAGCGGCATAGTGGACGCTGTAGCTAAG GCTTTTGGCTTGATCATCCGAACACTGAACAATGAACCCCTAAACGAATCCTCAACCGCGTCTTCAAAAACTTATCCCTTACGGCTACTCATTCCGCATATTTTGATCGGCTCCATCATTGGTAAGGGTGGTGCCCGTATTCGTGAGATCCAAGAGGCATCTGGTGCTCGGTTGAACGCTTCTGACTCATGCTTGCCTATGTCAAGCGAGAGATCGCTGGTAGTAATGGGTGTCGCTGATGCTGTCCATATCGCAACTTACTATGTTGGCAGCACCCTTCTCGAACAGCTCAATGATAGGTTTGGAGGTCCTGCTGCGTCTGCCTACGCAACCCGTAGCGGCGCCCCTGCTGGCTCGATCCCAGGAGGTATGCAAGTTGTTCCCTACTCACCCCAACCGGCCTCGGGCCACTACGGAAGAAGTGAAAACTACGGCCGCCACAACGACCGGCGATCTCACCATATGCCATCCGCGCCTTATCCTCAGCAATACCCCCATGCAGCTGCTCAGGCGAACCCTGCCATGCCTATGCATTATGGCGGTGCTCAGGGAGGGGGTGCATATGGCGCAGCTCCCCATGCCCAACCGCACATGGCCCCCCATGCTGGTGCTCAACCTCATGCTGGTGCTCCCCAAGCTCAGCCCATGGGCGGTGCCATCCCCGGCGGGCCTATTACACAGCAGATTTACATCCCGAACGACATGGTCGGTGCTATCATCGGCAAGGGTGGACAGAAGATCAATGAGATCCGCCAGATGAGCAACAGCGtgatcaagatcaacgaGCCGCAGGACAATAGCAACGAGCGACTGGTGACCATTACCGGAACGGAGGAATGTAACCGTATGGCATTGTACATGCTCTACTCGCGACTTGGTGAGGTGCAAAACAGACCCAGCAAGAATTAA